The following are from one region of the Myxocyprinus asiaticus isolate MX2 ecotype Aquarium Trade chromosome 2, UBuf_Myxa_2, whole genome shotgun sequence genome:
- the LOC127454015 gene encoding uncharacterized protein LOC127454015, which yields MVTGYRSSSPESILSEIDLQTDAFDDSVIDLRRTSPESIISVNENRPLSPDSPVPEFTQSSDSFVMPELGSRPTSSESVCLDDENEFCLSDLNLEQRPDSPKSISSEAEGRPLSPDSPVPQFCAFFPQSAFRVTGHRSCSPQSICSETTDYEPSFADPFTLEHRPDSPDSILSDTDERPLSTDSFPDWRPMSPESAMLLADIRRSSPQSVGSINECRPLSTDSPVPQYFAAVFESIPVTDYRSSSPESVWSEEEYELNVFSSVSSPEPTEYISGHRFVFSSLSPDSPIPQFYASHFEPIMVTGYRSSSPESILSEIDLQTDAFDDSVIDLRRTSPESIISVNENRPLSPDSPVPEFTPSSDSFVMPELGSRSTSSESVCLDDENEFCLSDLNPEQRPDSPKSISSEAEGRPLSPDSPVPQFCAFFPQSAFRETGHRSCSPQLICSETTDYEPCFADPFTLEHRPDSPDSILSDTDERPLSTDSFPDWRPMSPEFAMLLADIRGSSPQSVGSINECRPLSTDSPVPQYFAAVFESIPVTDYRSSSPESVWSEEEYELNVFSSVSSLEPTEYISGHRFVFRSLSPDSPIPQYYASHFEPIMVTGYRSSSPESILSEIDLQTDAFVDSLIDLRRTSPESIISVNKNRKLSPDSPVPEFTPSSDSFVMPELCSRSTSPESVCLDDENEFCLSDLNPEQRPDSPKSISSEVEGRPLSPDSPVPQFCAFFPQSALRVTGHRSCSPQSICSETTDYEPSFADPFALEHRPDSPDSILSDIDERPCSTDSFPDWRPMSPESAMLLADIRGSSPQSVGSINECRPLSTDSPVPQYFAAVFESSPLIGYRSTSPASVLLEEEYELNDFSSALSPDPTEYISEDGFVFRSLSPDSPIPQYYTSHFEPIMVTGYRSSSPESILSEIYLQTDAFDDSVIDLRRSSPCSIISVNENRPLSPDSLVPELTPSTHTFIMPKSGSRSTSSESESLDDENECCLYGHISEQRLDSPQSMTSEIKYRPLSPDSISDYRPMSPHTIAVIDCASPESFMSLEECGPLSPDSPVPQFSCSHEIASLNIYRSKSSESLTSEADIELWVFGSQATDQRPSSPNSVISLNENSKLSPDSPISDFKSLICVNVTQGATCRSSSLESIASDEEFDMASFVSEDITTAENRPLFPDSGELSPVDRYCLQIENKQTAYPSQQSLHDQKVSETVTHLSLHETLRMVPQYKLVYKTVPLALISQLYDPQYKGETFCLKPGVFEYAGCRMEIMTPLSSPEIPLNYESTLQSDTEIPNRVISGSEKTSFSHAIMQTARTVSQESHVQAESFDLFVENRALSPDSLSEYTTLFECLMKISDSRASSPESFTSVNEYRQLSPDSPILVHRPLLTGAEFYAESRPSSPETIFSVNEFQRLSPDSPIPEYSTPSPVPNEHRSETKPLSLLQFNGQSSDLGSVDPEYWSSWRPLPEWTVFEPRPLSTLSNISDTYSLSLSPQSFYFESELRYPSPEAATLETELTETISPEPLIFESVTFEPEYEEYADNVSQLSIPDSEGIKEDDVSLSKNDAALLNQVTFEQCSAQTKSLSKIVATETFPETKIKSQSKVEIKPKSLDERASEPRPEETKSATKEITYRLEKDAYMATAASASEGTSEGQVILKRDERHMESPQQHEEELEHESTKLAPQESQERESASNKAIHLEPQETDLGVRQGDASSMISKITAFSEENSLDHTITTHDSKMISLEHQQKLIASSLTSESSKESDPRVTTMIPEEIFAFDARKSNVSPHPLPKEPRASTGSQELHSFQFHLQESHRRVTPNLTASSQLSLSLKSPDYRHLLSGSINIPSTGIQVSPTDLSPISHVYSTSSSDQELSPLSRESAAGIFQVSPGFKYALSEFEQTLSSFGGKKPESNLVFPGTYPLVAAMTPRSLEVTQELKASKLPTRLTDDQKQLDASTVIDVDSPLYSVNLKARPRLVHADSTDVESDVEFFDCCQTFSDTSEPELGSAELLDVPQTVYQVEEPPSLPSSPEYLTGITKLREYAQLKKDDRPLSWGSEDLDLPLVLEPEDEYTGEEKAYAYGYAGDHSFAEELPPREGAQYDDDDDDDDSLGRVSCLA from the exons ATGGTTACAGGTTACAGGTCATCATCTCCTGAATCAATACTATCAGAGATAGATTTACAAACAGATGCATTTGATGACTCTGTGATTGATCTTAGAAGAACTTCACCTGAGTCAATCATATCTGTCAATGAAAATAGACCACTGTCCCCTGATTCACCTGTTCCTGAGTTCACACAATCCTCAGACTCATTTGTCATGCCAGAGTTAGGCTCTCGACCGACTTCTTCAGAATCAGTCTGTTTGGATGACGAAAATGAATTTTGTCTGTCTGACCTTAATCTAGAGCAAAGACCAGACTCTCCTAAATCAATATCATCAGAAGCTGAGGGTAGACCACTGTCCCCTGACTCACCTGTACCTCAATTCTGTGCATTTTTCCCTCAGAGTGCTTTCCGAGTAACAGGACATCGATCATGTTCACCTCAATCGATATGCTCAGAAACAACGGATTACGAGCCTTCCTTTGCTGACCCATTCACCTTAGAACATCGTCCAGATTCCCCTGATTCAATTTTATCTGACACTGATGAAAGACCTCTTTCCACAGACTCCTTCCCTGATTGGAGACCTATGTCACCTGAATCTGCAATGCTATTGGCAGACATTAGACGGTCTTCTCCACAGTCAGTTGGCTCCATAAATGAATGTAGGCCCCTATCTACAGACTCACCTGTGCCACAGTATTTTGCAGCAGTTTTTGAGTCAATTCCTGTAACAGATTATAGATCCTCATCCCCTGAGTCTGTATGGTCAGAGGAGGAATATGAACTAAATGTTTTCTCCTCAGTTTCATCTCCAGAACCAACAGAATATATCAGTGGACACAGATTTGTGTTTAGTTCTTTATCACCAGACTCTCCAATACCTCAATTTTATGCCTCCCATTTTGAACCTATAATGGTTACAGGTTACAGGTCGTCATCTCCTGAATCAATACTATCAGAGATAGATTTACAAACAGATGCATTTGATGACTCTGTGATTGATCTTAGAAGAACTTCACCTGAGTCAATCATATCTGTCAATGAAAATAGACCACTGTCCCCTGATTCACCTGTTCCTGAGTTCACACCATCCTCAGACTCATTTGTCATGCCAGAGTTAGGCTCTCGATCGACTTCTTCAGAATCAGTCTGTTTGGATgatgaaaatgaattttgtctGTCTGACCTTAATCCAGAGCAAAGACCAGACTCTCCTAAATCAATATCATCAGAAGCTGAGGGTAGACCACTGTCCCCTGACTCACCTGTACCTCAATTCTGTGCATTTTTCCCTCAGAGTGCTTTCCGAGAAACTGGACATCGATCATGTTCACCTCAATTGATATGCTCAGAAACAACGGATTACGAGCCTTGCTTTGCTGACCCATTCACCTTAGAACATCGTCCAGATTCCCCTGATTCAATTTTATCTGACACTGATGAAAGACCTCTTTCCACAGACTCCTTCCCTGATTGGAGACCTATGTCACCTGAATTTGCAATGCTACTGGCAGACATTAGAGGGTCTTCTCCACAGTCAGTTGGCTCCATAAATGAATGTAGGCCCCTATCTACAGACTCGCCTGTGCCACAGTATTTTGCAGCAGTTTTTGAGTCAATTCCTGTAACAGATTATAGATCCTCATCCCCTGAGTCAGTATGGTCAGAGGAGGAATATGAACTAAATGTTTTCTCCTCAGTTTCATCTCTAGAACCGACAGAATATATCAGTGGACACAGATTTGTGTTTAGATCTTTATCACCAGACTCTCCAATACCTCAATATTATGCCTCCCATTTTGAACCTATAATGGTTACAGGTTACAGGTCGTCATCTCCTGAATCAATACTATCAGAGATAGATTTACAAACAGATGCATTTGTTGACTCTTTGATTGATCTTAGAAGAACTTCACCTGAGTCAATCATATCTgtcaataaaaatagaaaactgTCCCCAGATTCACCTGTTCCTGAGTTCACACCATCCTCAGACTCATTTGTCATGCCAGAGTTATGCTCTCGATCGACTTCTCCAGAATCAGTCTGTTTGGATGACGAAAATGAATTTTGTCTGTCTGACCTTAATCCAGAGCAAAGACCAGACTCTCCTAAATCAATATCATCAGAAGTTGAGGGTAGACCACTGTCCCCTGACTCACCTGTACCTCAGTTCTGTGCATTTTTCCCTCAGAGTGCTTTGCGAGTAACAGGACATCGATCATGTTCACCTCAATCGATATGCTCAGAAACAACGGATTACGAGCCTTCCTTTGCTGACCCATTTGCCTTAGAACATCGTCCAGATTCCCCTGATTCAATTTTATCTGACATTGATGAAAGACCTTGTTCCACAGACTCCTTCCCTGATTGGCGACCTATGTCACCTGAATCTGCAATGCTACTGGCAGACATTAGAGGGTCTTCTCCACAGTCAGTTGGCTCCATAAATGAATGTAGGCCCCTATCTACAGACTCACCTGTGCCACAGTATTTTGCAGCAGTTTTTGAGTCAAGTCCTCTAATAGGCTATAGATCCACATCCCCTGCATCTGTATTGTTAGAGGAGGAATATGAACTAAATGATTTCTCTTCAGCTTTATCTCCTGATCCAACAGAATATATCAGTGAAGATGGATTTGTGTTTAGATCTTTATCACCAGATTCTCCAATACCTCAATATTATACTTCCCATTTTGAACCAATAATGGTAACAGGTTACAGGTCGTCATCTCCTGAATCAATACTGTCAGAGATatatttacagacagatgcatttGATGACTCTGTGATTGATCTTAGAAGGTCTTCACCTTGTTCAATCATATCTGTTAATGAAAACAGACCACTGTCCCCAGATTCACTTGTTCCTGAGTTAACACcatccacacacacattcatcatgCCAAAGTCAGGCTCCCGATCAAcctcttcagaatcagaatctttGGATGATGAAAATGAATGCTGTCTATATGGCCATATTTCAGAGCAAAGACTTGATTCTCCTCAGTCAATGACATCAGAAATCAAGTATAGACCACTGTCCCCTGACTCAATAAGTGATTATAGACCTATGTCACCTCATACAATAGCAGTGATAGATTGTGCATCTCCAGAATCCTTTATGTCATTGGAGGAGTGTGGACCATTATCTCCAGACTCACCTGTTCCACAGTTTTCTTGTAGCCATGAAATAGCATCGTTAAACATATACAGATCAAAGTCTTCTGAGTCACTTACATCAGAAGCAGACATAGAGCTTTGGGTTTTTGGATCTCAAGCTACTGACCAGAGACCCTCATCACCTAATTCAGTAATATCCTTaaatgaaaatagtaaattatcaCCAGACTCACCCATTTCTGACTTCAAATCATTAATTTGTGTAAATGTCACTCAAGGAGCCACATGTAGATCATCCTCACTAGAATCTATTGCATCCGATGAAGAGTTTGACATGGCAAGCTTTGTATCTGAGGACATTACAACGGCTGAAAACAGACCTTTATTTCCCGATTCAGGTGAATTATCTCCTGTTGATCGATATTGTTTACAAATAGAAAATAAGCAAACTGCATATCCAAGTCAACAATCACTACATGACCAGAAAGTATCTGAGACTGTTACACATCTGTCATTGCATGAGACTCTCAGAATGGTGCCTCAGTATAAGCTTGTGTACAAAACTGTTCCTTTAGCATTAATATCCCAATTGTATGATCCTCAATACAAAGGTGAAACTTTCTGTTTAAAGCCAGGTGTGTTTGAGTATGCTGGATGTAGAATGGAGATTATGACCCCTCTCTCTTCTCCTGAAATTCCACTAAATTATGAAAGTACTCTGCAAAGCGATACTGAAATCCCCAATCGTGTTATATCAGGTAGTGAAAAAACATCTTTCTCTCATGCTATTATGCAAACAGCACGTACCGTTTCACAGGAATCACATGTGCAAGCAGAATCCTTTGATTTATTTGTAGAAAACCGAGCACTTTCTCCTGATTCTCTTTCTGAATATACAACTTTATTTGAATGTCTTATGAAAATCTCAGATAGTAGAGCATCCTCGCCAGAATCATTTACATCTGTGAATGAATATAGGCAACTTTCTCCTGATTCACCTATTCTTGTGCACAGGCCTTTATTAACAGGAGCAGAGTTTTATGCTGAAAGTCGACCCTCGTCTCCTGAGACGATATTTTCAGTAAACGAATTTCAGAGACTTTCACCTGACTCACCTATACCTGAATACTCAACACCATCACCAGTTCCAAATGAACACAGATCTGAAACTAAACCACTGTCCCTTTTACAGTTTAATGGTCAGAGTTCTGATTTGGGCTCAGTGGATCCTGAATACTGGTCCTCATGGCGTCCATTGCCAGAATGGACAGTGTTTGAACCCAGACCTTTATCAACTCTCTCTAATATTTCAGACACTTATTCTCTATCTTTATCACCCCAgtccttttattttgaatcagaattgaggtATCCATCCCCTGAAGCAGCAACTTTAGAAACAGAACTAACAGAAACCATTTCTCCAGAACCTTTAATTTTTGAGTCAGTGACATTTGAACCTGAATATGAAGAGTATGCTGATAATGTGAGTCAGTTGTCAATCCCTGATTCTGAAGGCATTAAGGAAGATGATGTTTCCCTCTCCAAAAATGATGCTGCTTTGCTGAATCAGGTGACATTTGAACAATGTAGTGCACAAACTAAATCTCTGTCCAAAATAGTGGCTACTGAGACTTTTCCTGAAACTAAAATAAAGTCCCAATCCAAAGTGGAGATAAAGCCAAAGTCATTGGATGAACGAGCCTCAGAGCCAAGACCAGAGGAAACGAAAAGTGCAACAAAGGAAATTACTTACCGTTTAGAAAAGGACGCATACATGGCAACAGCTGCATCTGCAAGCGAAGGGACTAGTGAAGGCCAAGTAATCCTTAAAAGAGATGAGAGACACATGGAAAGTCCACAACAGCATGAAGAAGAACTAGAACATGAATCAACCAAACTAGCCCCACAAGAGTCACAGGAAAGG GAAAGTGCCTCAAATAAGGCAATTCATTTAGAGCCTCAAGAGACAGATTTAGGTGTAAGGCAAGGAGATGCATCATCCATGATTTCAAAAATCACAGCTTTCTCAGAGGAGAACTCATTAGACCATACAATAACCACTCATGACAGTAAGATGATAAGTTTAGAACATCAACAGAAGTTAATAGCCTCCTCGTTGACCAGTGAATCATCGAAAGAATCAGATCCAAGGGTCACCACCATGATACCTGAAGAGATCTTTGCATTTGATGCCCGCAAATCCAATGTATCTCCTCATCCATTACCAAAAGAACCAAGAGCATCCACTGGATCACAGGAATTACATTCTTTTCAATTTCATctccaagaatctcacagaagaGTAACACCAAATTTAACTGCTTCCTCTCAGCTGAGTTTGAGTCTCAAATCACCTGATTACAGACATTTGCTCTCAGGATCCATCAATATACCATCAACAGGCATTCAGGTGTCACCCACTGATTTAAGTCCAATATCTCATGTATATAGCACATCCTCCTCTGATCAAGAGCTCTCTCCATTGTCCCGTGAATCAGCTGCAGGGATTTTCCAAGTGTCCCCTGGCTTTAAGTATGCACTCTCTGAATTTGAACAGACATTATCATCATTTGGTGGTAAAAAACCTGAATCAAATTTAGTTTTTCCAGGAACGTATCCTCTTGTAGCTGCAATGACACCTCGTTCTCTGGAAGTGACTCAAGAGCTCAAAGCCTCTAAATTGCCTACAAGACTGACAGATGACCAGAAGCAGTTAGATGCCAGTACCGTTATAGATGTTGACTCTCCACTTTACAGTGTCAATCTTAAAGCCAGGCCAAGACTTGTTCATGCAGATAGCACAGATGTTGAGTCAGATGTTGAGTTTTTTGATTGCTGTCAAACGTTTTCGGATACGTCAGAGCCAGAGCTTGGATCAGCAGAGCTTTTAGATGTTCCTCAAACAGTTTACCAAGTTGAGGAACCACCATCTTTACCAAGCAGCCCAGAGTACCTGACAGGTATTACTAAGCTTAGAGAATACGCCCAGTTAAAAAAGGATGACCGACCCCTGTCCTGGGGCAGTGAGGATCTTGATTTGCCCCTGGTtcttgagccagaggatgaataTACTGGTGAGGAGAAAGCTTATGCTTACGGTTATGCAGGTGATCATTCATTTGCTGAAGAGCTGCCTCCAAGGGAGGGAGCACAgtatgacgatgatgatgatgatgatgattctcTAGGGAGGGTAAGCTGTTTAGCATGA